A region of Arabidopsis thaliana chromosome 5, partial sequence DNA encodes the following proteins:
- a CDS encoding Leucine-rich repeat protein kinase family protein (Leucine-rich repeat protein kinase family protein; FUNCTIONS IN: protein serine/threonine kinase activity, kinase activity, ATP binding; INVOLVED IN: transmembrane receptor protein tyrosine kinase signaling pathway, protein amino acid phosphorylation; LOCATED IN: endomembrane system; EXPRESSED IN: root; CONTAINS InterPro DOMAIN/s: Protein kinase, ATP binding site (InterPro:IPR017441), Serine/threonine-protein kinase domain (InterPro:IPR002290), Leucine-rich repeat-containing N-terminal domain, type 2 (InterPro:IPR013210), Leucine-rich repeat (InterPro:IPR001611), Serine/threonine-protein kinase-like domain (InterPro:IPR017442), Serine/threonine-protein kinase, active site (InterPro:IPR008271), Protein kinase-like domain (InterPro:IPR011009), Protein kinase, catalytic domain (InterPro:IPR000719), Tyrosine-protein kinase, catalytic domain (InterPro:IPR020635); BEST Arabidopsis thaliana protein match is: Leucine-rich repeat protein kinase family protein (TAIR:AT1G06840.1); Has 1807 Blast hits to 1807 proteins in 277 species: Archae - 0; Bacteria - 0; Metazoa - 736; Fungi - 347; Plants - 385; Viruses - 0; Other Eukaryotes - 339 (source: NCBI BLink).) has protein sequence MKEMMGVVGIILVVSSCCLSLLDAQEITHPTDVSALQYVHRKLKDPLNHLQDWKKTDPCASNWTGVICIPDPSDGFLHVKELLLSGNQLTGSLPQELGSLSNLLILQIDYNEISGKLPTSLANLKKLKHFHMNNNSITGQIPPEYSTLTNVLHFLMDNNKLTGNLPPELAQMPSLRILQLDGSNFDGTEIPSSYGSIPNLVKLSLRNCNLEGPIPDLSKSLVLYYLDISSNKLTGEIPKNKFSANITTINLYNNLLSGSIPSNFSGLPRLQRLQVQNNNLSGEIPVIWENRILKAEEKLILDLRNNMFSNVSSVLLNPPSNVTVKLYGNPVCANVNAGKLADLCGISTLEVESPATSSETISTGDCKRQSCPVSENYDYVIGSPVACFCAAPLGIDLRLRSPSFSDFRPYKVSYMLDVASPKNLGINPYQISIDTFAWQSGPRLFMNMKIFPEYSELNSKFNSTEVQRIVDFFATFTLNTDDSLGPYEIISINTGAYKDGNTHIFYSSLCIKRVFIYVTPVYEVTIIFPKKSGMSIGVSVGIIIGAIAFFLVLSSLALVFFIKRSKRKRKTREVDMEQEHPLPKPPMNMESVKGYNFTELDSATSSFSDLSQIGRGGYGKVYKGHLPGGLVVAVKRAEQGSLQGQKEFFTEIELLSRLHHRNLVSLLGYCDQKGEQMLVYEYMPNGSLQDALSARFRQPLSLALRLRIALGSARGILYLHTEADPPIIHRDIKPSNILLDSKMNPKVADFGISKLIALDGGGVQRDHVTTIVKGTPGYVDPEYYLSHRLTEKSDVYSLGIVFLEILTGMRPISHGRNIVREVNEACDAGMMMSVIDRSMGQYSEECVKRFMELAIRCCQDNPEARPWMLEIVRELENIYGLIPKEEKPYSSPSVQSSASGMSGFAVASPRSSYTTFSEFTANQLVSGVIPSIAPR, from the exons ATGAAAGAGATGATGGGTGTAGTTGGAATCATTCTGGTTGTGTCTTCTTGTTGCTTGTCTTTGCTGGATGCCCAAGAGATTACTCATCCCACTGATG ttAGTGCTCTGCAGTATGTTCACCGCAAACTAAAGGACCCTCTGAATCATCTTCAAGACTGGAAAAAGACGGATCCATGCGCCTCTAACTGGACCGGTGTCATCTGCATCCCTGATCCTTCTGATGGCTTTCTTCATGTTAAAGAATT GCTATTAAGTGGAAATCAACTGACAGGATCTTTGCCTCAAGAACTCGGTTCTCTTTCCAATCTCTTAATCCTTCAGATAGATTACAATGAAATTAGCGGAAAACTTCCAACGTCCTTGGCAAATTTGAAAAAACTGAAGCATTT TCACATGAACAATAACTCAATCACGGGTCAGATTCCGCCCGAGTACTCTACCTTAACCAATGTTCTGCACTT CTTGATGGACAATAACAAGCTAACTGGTAATCTTCCACCGGAGCTCGCTCAGATGCCAAGCTTGAGAATTCT ACAATTGGACGGTAGCAACTTTGATGGCACAGAGATCCCATCTTCTTACGGATCGATACCAAATCTCGTCAAATT GAGTCTCAGAAACTGCAACCTAGAAGGACCAATTCCTGATTTGAGCAAATCACTGGTTCTCTATTACTT AGATATTTCCTCCAACAAACTCACAGGAGAAATTCCCAAGAACAAGTTCTCTGCAAACATCACAACTAT AAACTTGTACAACAATTTGCTCAGCGGATCCATTCCTTCTAATTTTTCAGGCCTTCCACGGTTACAGAGACT GCAAgtgcagaacaacaacttgAGTGGGGAGATTCCTGTGATATGGGAAAATAGGATCTTGAAGGCAGAGGAAAAACTTATCTT GGACTTGAGGAACAACATGTTTTCAAATGTGTCAAGTGTTCTTCTAAACCCTCCCTCCAATGTCACAGTCAA GCTTTACGGAAACCCGGTTTGTGCAAATGTTAATGCGGGAAAGTTAGCTGATCTCTGTGGTATCTCAACGTTAGAAGTGGAATCTCCCGCAACTTCTTCGGAAACCATCTCGACGGGAGACTGCAAACGTCAGTCGTGCCCCGTAAGCGAAAACTATGACTACGTGATTGGGTCTCCAGTTGCATGTTTCTGCGCTGCACCACTTGGCATTGATCTTCGGCTTAGGAGTCCAAGTTTCTCGGACTTTCGACCTTACAAAGTCTCCTACATGCTCGATGTAGCATCCCCGAAAAATCTCGGGATAAACCCGTATCAGATATCTATTGATACATTTGCATGGCAGTCGGGTCCAAGGCTATTCATGAACATGAAGATTTTCCCTGAGTACAGTGAATTAAACAGTAAATTCAACAGCACAGAGGTTCAACGTATTGTGGACTTCTTTGCAACTTTCACTCTGAATACTGATGATTCTCTTGGCCCTTATGAGATTATTAGTATCAACACTGGTGCTTACAAAGACGGTAATACACATATCTTCTACTCATCTTTGTGCATCAAAAgagtatttatttatgttactCCTGTATATGAAGTTACTATCATATTCCCGAAAAAGTCGGGGATGAGCATAGGCGTCTCGGTTGGAATCATTATAGGAGCCATTGCTTTCTTCCTTGTATTGTCCTCTCTAGCATTggtcttcttcatcaagagaagcaaacgaaagagaaaaactagGGAAGTCGACATGGAACAAGAACACCCAC TTCCAAAACCTCCAATGAACATGGAGAGCGTGAAGGGTTACAATTTCACGGAACTTGATTCAGCAACAAGCAGTTTCAGTGATCTCTCTCAGATTGGTAGAGGTGGCTATGGGAAGGTCTACAAAGGCCATTTACCAGGTGGTCTGGTTGTAGCTGTCAAACGTGCAGAGCAAGGGTCTCTGCAGGGCCAAAAAGAGTTCTTCACCGAGATCGAGTTGCTTTCCCGGCTACATCACCGTAACCTTGTTTCTTTGCTTGGCTACTGTGATCAGAAAGGAGAACAG ATGTTGGTATATGAGTACATGCCCAACGGTTCTCTTCAGGACGCACTCTCTG CGAGGTTTAGACAACCACTGAGTTTGGCGCTGAGACTGAGAATAGCGCTCGGGTCTGCGAGAGGGATTCTGTATCTGCACACAGAAGCTGATCCACCAATCATCCATCGAGACATCAAACCAAGCAACATTCTTCTAGACAGCAAGATGAACCCTAAAGTTGCAGACTTTGGGATCTCAAAGCTCATAGCACTAGATGGTGGAGGAGTGCAAAGGGATCACGTAACTACCATCGTCAAAGGCACTCCT GGATATGTGGATCCAGAGTATTACTTGAGCCACAGGCTAACAGAAAAGAGTGACGTATACAGCCTCGGCATTGTCTTTCTCGAAATTCTCACAGGAATGCGCCCAATCTCGCACGGAAGAAACATCGTGCGGGAGGTGAATGAAGCATGCGATGCTGGGATGATGATGTCAGTGATAGACAGGAGCATGGGGCAGTACTCTGAGGAATGCGTCAAGAGATTCATGGAACTAGCCATCAGATGTTGTCAGGACAACCCAGAAGCGCGTCCGTGGATGCTGGAAATAGTGAGGGAGCTGGAGAATATCTATGGGCTGATTCCAAAGGAAGAGAAGCCATATTCAAGCCCTTCAGTCCAATCATCTGCTTCAGGAATGTCAGGCTTCGCTGTTGCTTCTCCAAGAAGCAGTTATACTACCTTCTCTGAATTCACAGCTAACCAACTCGTCAGCGGAGTCATTCCCTCCATCGCACCGCGCTAA
- a CDS encoding hypothetical protein (DUF577) (Family of unknown function (DUF577); CONTAINS InterPro DOMAIN/s: Protein of unknown function DUF577 (InterPro:IPR007598); BEST Arabidopsis thaliana protein match is: Family of unknown function (DUF577) (TAIR:AT5G37470.1); Has 1807 Blast hits to 1807 proteins in 277 species: Archae - 0; Bacteria - 0; Metazoa - 736; Fungi - 347; Plants - 385; Viruses - 0; Other Eukaryotes - 339 (source: NCBI BLink).), whose translation MEESLNRKARDLLATPSHEGAEILVKQLSLPQETNEFQTAEDLFNFCANNFPNCLTLMFLKLYRHSSNDVIRFHSLYLLSETLAVFRNCNIKLSRVALHEIKPLVIECLTMQETKESDMKFLGRVVSLITYNVVICDNGGWHELSDCILWLAENEPVKAFHVFIDLPSVYKSFINKFMKVIVEKAEKVLLNPVKSEVEDWSLALETVVKLGIQISYKDMRYVKMVENLLSILAKSVKELVEKGNEQFLVQGLEHLERFLSEDKYLCNYNKEQCHFVMAFMFRIKSFGTQSKEIIKKINWLVQTPGNRAGKHSSLKINPLVQTPGNQDHGEEFDRAWLDHLKTLSSLEVLKIFASTDLEDETREMAIRQLNVLLSDHTSKRVEIDFSVMRQLQPLLISCLRQEGITDSMFKVLGEVVSHVAFEIFKHQDVTWYALRNYITSSKIEFQRAVYIFQCLTMPLENEEFLIPVIEILLPEISRRLNPPTELMVDNSCWVLAFTGAFCAAIHLIEVSSHAESVKEIAHKMIESVRKLVERGMEVGLVRRAFRDVGSIVKKQLRWYDTSEYKLVKGLLWRLYAIKGMKWESKIVLWRINVIVERRVDEMVKELPENEFDWLNLTDEEVE comes from the coding sequence ATGGAAGAATCTTTGAATCGTAAAGCAAGAGACCTTCTTGCGACTCCAAGCCACGAAGGAGCAGAGATTCTCGTCAAACAACTCTCACTGCCTCAAGAAACTAACGAATTTCAAACGGCGGAAGATCTTTTCAATTTCTGCGCTAATAATTTCCCAAATTGCTTAACCCTAATGTTCCTCAAACTATATCGACACTCTTCCAATGACGTCATCAGATTTCATTCGCTTTATCTCCTCTCTGAAACCCTCGCCGTTTTCAGAAATTGCAACATCAAACTCTCTCGCGTCGCTCTCCATGAAATCAAACCCCTTGTGATTGAATGTTTAACGAtgcaagaaaccaaagagtcTGACATGAAGTTCCTAGGAAGAGTCGTTTCTTTAATAACCTACAATGTTGTGATTTGCGATAATGGTGGATGGCATGAGCTCAGTGATTGTATCCTCTGGCTAGCGGAAAACGAACCTGTCAAGGCTTTTCATGTCTTCATCGATTTGCCATCAGTGTATAAGAGTTTCATCAACAAGTTTATGAAGGTAATTGTTGAGAAAGCTGAGAAGGTTTTGCTTAATCCTGTGAAAAGTGAAGTTGAAGATTGGAGCTTAGCTTTAGAAACTGTTGTTAAATTGGGGATTCAGATTTCGTATAAAGATATGAGATATGTGAAAATGGTAGAGAATCTTCTTTCTATTCTTGCGAAATCAGTGAAGGAGTTAGTGGAGAAGGGGAATGAACAGTTTTTGGTACAAGGGCTTGAACATCTTGAGAGGTTCTTGTCAGAAGACAAATATCTGTGTAATTACAATAAGGAACAATGTCATTTTGTGATGGCTTTCATGTTTAGGATCAAAAGTTTTGGAACACAGAGCAAGGAGATTATAAAGAAGATCAATTGGTTGGTTCAAACACCGGGAAATCGAGCAGGAAAACATAGTTCTTTGAAGATCAATCCGTTGGTTCAAACACCGGGAAATCAAGATCATGGAGAAGAGTTTGATCGTGCCTGGCTTGATCATTTGAAGACTTTATCATCACttgaagttttgaaaatctttGCGTCAACTGATCTTGAAGATGAGACCAGAGAGATGGCTATCAGACAACTCAACGTCTTACTCTCTGATCACACTTCAAAGAGAGTGGAAATAGACTTTTCAGTGATGAGACAACTCCAGCCATTGCTTATCTCTTGCCTTCGGCAAGAAGGAATCACAGACAGCATGTTCAAAGTCCTAGGTGAGGTGGTGAGTCACGTTGCGTTTGAGATCTTCAAACACCAAGATGTCACATGGTATGCTTTACGCAACTATATAACATCGAGTAAAATAGAGTTCCAGAGAGCGGTTTATATCTTCCAGTGCTTAACAATGCCGCTTGAAAATGAGGAGTTTTTGATTCCTGTGATTGAAATTCTTCTCCCGGAGATAAGCAGAAGGTTAAACCCACCAACAGAGTTGATGGTAGATAACAGTTGCTGGGTTTTGGCGTTTACTGGTGCCTTCTGTGCCGCAATTCACTTGATAGAGGTCTCGAGTCACGCTGAATCCGTTAAGGAGATTGCACATAAGATGATAGAGTCAGTGAGAAAGCTTGTGGAAAGAGGAATGGAAGTTGGGCTTGTGAGAAGAGCTTTCAGAGATGTGGGAAGCATTGTGAAGAAACAACTTCGATGGTATGATACGAGCGAGTACAAATTGGTTAAGGGTCTGCTTTGGAGACTCTATGCAATCAAAGGTATGAAATGGGAAAGTAAGATTGTGTTGTGGAGAATCAATGTGATTGTCGAGAGAAGAGTTGATGAAATGGTTAAAGAGCTGCCAGAGAATGAGTTTGATTGGCTGAACCTTACTGATGAGGAGGTTGAATAG
- a CDS encoding hypothetical protein (DUF577) (Family of unknown function (DUF577); CONTAINS InterPro DOMAIN/s: Protein of unknown function DUF577 (InterPro:IPR007598); BEST Arabidopsis thaliana protein match is: Family of unknown function (DUF577) (TAIR:AT5G37460.1); Has 1807 Blast hits to 1807 proteins in 277 species: Archae - 0; Bacteria - 0; Metazoa - 736; Fungi - 347; Plants - 385; Viruses - 0; Other Eukaryotes - 339 (source: NCBI BLink).), whose protein sequence is MEESSNLMLKAREVLATPSHKGLEKIVEQLSMRQDPKEYETAFALFCFCADNFPNCLTLMFLKLYRHSSNGVIRFYSLYLLSETLVVFRNRNWELSRVALHEIKPLVIECLTMQETKESDMKFLGRIVSLITYNVVICDNGGWYELSDCILWLAENEPVKAFHVFIDLPSLYQSFIDKFMKVIVEKAEKVLFNPEKDRVDDWSLALETVVKMGIQTLDTEMRVDLIRILLNILVNSVKMLVQKGMEQFLVQGLKHLEKFVLRDKNLYNYTKVQRHFVMTFMFKIKDFVIESKEIVRKITRLVKTQDKAVSKPVVKPQETKDDGAEYVRGLCDHLKTLSSVDILKIFVSNVVEDRSREIAIRRLEVVLSDHTSKKVEIKLSEMRELQALLISCLKQERISDSMFKVLGKVVNHVVYEMSKHQDVAWDGLRDYIASQSKTKFQRAVYIFQCLTTPLGDDEFVIHVMENLLPEISIRLNPPRDLLVDNSCWVLAFTGAFCATIHLIEIPSQAESVKEIAKKMIDSVRELVERGMEVGLVRRAFRDLEDIVKKQMEWYETIEYKFVKGLLWELHAIKGMKWESKIVLWRINVIVERGVNEKVKDLPKDKFDWLNLPEAEGFEQSENLLADYGF, encoded by the coding sequence ATGGAGGAATCTTCGAATCTCATGTTGAAAGCGAGAGAGGTTCTTGCGACTCCAAGCCACAAAGGACTCGAGAAAATCGTCGAACAACTCTCAATGCGTCAAGACCCCAAAGAATATGAAACTGCGTTTGCTCTTTTCTGTTTCTGCGCTGATAACTTCCCAAATTGCTTAACCCTAATGTTTCTCAAACTATATCGACATTCTTCCAATGGCGTCATCAGATTCTATTCGCTTTATCTCCTCTCCGAAACCCTCGTCGTTTTCAGAAATCGTAACTGGGAACTCTCTCGCGTCGCTCTCCATGAAATCAAACCCCTTGTGATTGAATGTTTAACGAtgcaagaaaccaaagaatcTGACATGAAGTTCCTAGGAAGAATCGTTTCTTTAATAACCTACAATGTTGTGATTTGCGATAATGGTGGATGGTACGAGCTCAGTGATTGTATCCTTTGGCTAGCGGAAAACGAACCTGTCAAGGCTTTTCATGTCTTTATCGATTTGCCATCATTGTATCAGAGTTTTATCGACAAGTTTATGAAGGTAATTGTTGAGAAAGCTGAGAAGGTTTTGTTTAATCCTGAGAAAGATAGAGTTGACGATTGGAGCTTGGCTTTAGAAACTGTTGTGAAAATGGGGATTCAGACTTTGGATACAGAGATGAGAGTTGATTTGATAAGGATTCTTCTGAACATTCTTGTGAACTCAGTGAAGATGCTAGTGCAAAAGGGAATGGAACAGTTTTTGGTACAAGGGCTTAAACATCTCGAGAAGTTCGTGTTGCGAGATAAGAATCTATATAATTACACTAAGGTACAACGTCATTTTGTGATGACTTTCATGTTCAAGATCAAAGATTTCGTAATAGAGAGCAAGGAGATTGTAAGGAAGATCACTCGGTTGGTTAAAACACAGGACAAAGCTGTGAGCAAACCTGTCGTGAAACCTCAGGAAACGAAAGATGATGGAGCAGAATATGTTCGTGGCTTGTGTGACCATTTGAAGACTTTGTCATCAGTTGATATCTTGAAAATCTTTGTGTCAAATGTTGTTGAAGATAGGTCCAGAGAGATAGCAATCAGACGGCTTGAAGTTGTACTCTCTGATCACACTTCAAAGAAAGTGGAAATAAAATTGTCAGAGATGAGAGAACTCCAGGCATTGCTCATCTCTTGCCTTAAGCAAGAAAGAATCTCTGACAGTATGTTCAAAGTCCTTGGTAAGGTGGTGAACCACGTTGTGTATGAGATGTCCAAACACCAAGATGTCGCATGGGATGGTCTACGCGATTATATTGCatcacaaagcaaaacaaagtttCAGAGAGCGGTTTATATCTTCCAGTGCTTAACAACGCCGCTTGGAGATGACGAGTTTGTGATTCATGTGATGGAGAATCTTCTCCCAGAGATAAGTATAAGGCTAAACCCACCAAGAGACTTGTTGGTAGATAACAGTTGCTGGGTTTTGGCGTTTACTGGTGCATTCTGTGCGACCATACACTTGATAGAAATCCCAAGCCAAGCTGAATCCGTGAAGGAGATTGCAAAGAAGATGATAGATTCTGTGAGAGAGCTTGTGGAAAGAGGAATGGAAGTTGGGCTTGTGAGGAGAGCTTTCAGAGATCTTGAAGACATTGTCAAGAAACAAATGGAATGGTACGAAACGATCGAGTACAAATTCGTTAAGGGTCTGCTATGGGAACTCCATGCAATCAAAGGCATGAAATGGGAAAGTAAGATCGTGTTGTGGAGAATCAATGTGATTGTGGAGAGAGGAGTGAATGAGAAGGTTAAAGACCTCCCAAAGGATAAGTTTGATTGGCTGAACCTACCTGAGGCTGAGGGATTTGAACAGTCTGAAAATCTGCTTGCAGACTATGGTTTTTGA